The following coding sequences are from one Gossypium hirsutum isolate 1008001.06 chromosome A12, Gossypium_hirsutum_v2.1, whole genome shotgun sequence window:
- the LOC107929538 gene encoding autophagy-related protein 13a → MEMDRESGKLEQIVSQFRSKILHVILDSRVPSLHHHHQLQQQESLSHSRVRKTDKWFNLVLGDRPPALENLNFSLRNLLDPMVIDIILVHRGSCSSSVDNLYSPSAPAVGPADETVIERWVVQYDCPRFIATPSGADASVSYKKIYKKSIILLRSLYTQMRLLPAYRIFKQLSSLSQTYNFDLVYKVSSFSHPFSREEESGMKEYSFAPVEALSGYLSVSVTYRATLSDFNLEPLVSLPPKIITDYVGSPTTDPMRSFPSSEKGAHATSFPLRGARPPSSSPFQRPHSWSSGFHRGFPSTKTQSLAGSPPAYRTSPKPYDIASTPTDLYGNRIQNQRVSTLQQVTAYDEYKSSPPFSPSASPSTPSYLSGANPLLTRHCSETAPVTIPLPLTGRSTRYLSPNSSDPSRHSLPPLSPRSSKHDASSQESPSGIRSYRKIEALRAGESPSGLSNNYSAQKVVRDSKDDSGRFSALLSSSGSPHIGFSRSSSRLSFQDDMDDCEFSCPFDVDDVDVSDSSSQNTEGKKASEFTAQSNLVGKKSQDAAVGILVQMLRTAPPLRQDSSCYSTHSLRTEYEGGVSIASGFFMPRKTADALEELNSYREMKDLLLSKSGTRVVRQEEMK, encoded by the exons ATGGAAATGGATCGAGAATCTGGGAAATTGGAGCAAATTGTTTCCCAATTTCGTTCCAAGATCTTGCACGTTATTTTGGACTCTAGGGTCCCTTCTCTTCACCACCACCACCAGCTGCAACAGCAAGAATCGCTTTCTCATTCTCGGGTGAGAAAGACTGACAAATGGTTCAATTTAGTATTAGGAGACCGTCCCCCAGCTCTGGAGAATCTCAATTTCTCCCTTAGGAATCTCTTGGATCCTATGGTAATAGACATAATACTGGTTCACCGTGGTTCTTGTTCCTCATCGGTGGACAATCTTTATAGTCCTTCAGCTCCAGCTGTGGGACCTGCTGATGAGACTGTTATCGAAAGATGGGTTGTTCAATATGATTGCCCACGATTTATTGCTACTCCAAGTGGTGCTGATGCTTCTGTTTCTTATAAGAAGATTTACAAGAAGTCAATCATACTTTTGAGATCACTTTACACACAAATGAGGCTTCTCCCTGCATATAGAATCTTTAAGCAGCTAAGTTCATTGAGCCAAACTTATAATTTCGATCTTGTTTACAAGGTTTCATCATTTAGTCACCCCTTCTCTAGGGAAGAGGAGAGTGGTATGAAAGAATATAGTTTTGCACCTGTTGAGGCTCTTTCAGGTTACCTTTCTGTGTCGGTAACCTACCGTGCAACTCTATCTGATTTCAACCTTGAGCCTTTGGTGTCTTTGCCACCAAAAATTATAACAGACTATGTTGGCAGCCCTACGACGGACCCTATGAGATCCTTTCCTTCATCAGAGAAGGGTGCTCATGCTACATCCTTTCCTTTAAGAGGAGCACGACCTCCATCTTCGTCTCCATTTCAACGTCCACACAGCTGGTCTAGTGGTTTTCACAGAGGATTCCCTTCTACAAAAACTCAATCTCTTGCAGGATCTCCACCTGCTTATCGTACATCTCCCAAGCCGTATGATATTGCATCTACACCTACTGATTTATATGGTAATAGAATTCAAAATCAAAGAGTGTCAACTCTACAACAGGTTACTGCTTATGATGAATATAAGTCGTCACCCCCATTCTCACCATCTGCTTCTCCATCAACTCCGTCATACTTATCTGGTGCTAATCCTTTGCTTACTCGTCATTGTTCTGAGACGGCTCCAGTAACCATTCCACTTCCACTAACTGGCAGAAGTACTAGATATCTTTCTCCCAACTCTTCTGATCCAAGTAGGCATTCCCTTCCCCCTTTGTCTCCTAGAAGCTCAAAGCACGATGCCTCATCTCAGGAATCTCCTTCTGGGATTCGGTCATACAGGAAAATAGAAGCTCTAAGGGCAGGAGAGTCTCCTTCTGGCTTATCGAATAATTATTCTGCACAGAAG GTGGTTAGAGATAGTAAAGATGACTCGGGTCGATTCTCTGCATTGTTGTCTTCTAGTGGATCACCTCATATTGGATTCTCTAGAAGCTCTAGTAGACTATCTTTCCAGGATGACATGGATGATTGTGAGTTCTCTTGCCCTTTTGATGTTGATGATGTCGATGTATCTGATTCATCCAG TCAAAACACAGAGGGGAAAAAGGCTTCAGAATTCACTGCACAGTCAAATCTGGTTGGTAAAAAATCACAAGATGCTGCTGTTGGCATTCTTGTTCAAATGCTTAGAACAGCACCGCCTCTCCGACAAGACTCGAGTTGCTATTCGACACATTCATTAAGGACTGAATATGAGGGAGGTGTCAGTATCGCTTCTGGATTTTTTATGCCGCGTAAAACGGCAGATGCGCTCGAAGAGCTCAACAGCTACAGAGAAATGAAGGATCTACTACTATCGAAGAGTGGAACTCGGGTTGTTCGGCAAGAGGAAATGAAGTAG
- the LOC107929539 gene encoding chloroplastic import inner membrane translocase subunit HP30-2 produces the protein MERGKEQGMVVMPQQNPLEQLQAKFKEVETSFRGWLAKQSLPIEAAVVTTTSAAQGAAIGAFMGTLTNDVSSSLPTPPQASLDPQAMASLKQAQALSGGPLIQARNFAVMTGVNAGISCVMKRLRGKEDVQSSMVAAFGSGAMFSLVSGMGGPNQIANAATSGLFFALVQGGLFQLGQKFSQPPAEDIYYSRTRSMLSSLGLQNYEKNFKKGLLTDNTLPLLTDSALRDVKIPPGPRLLILDHIQRDAELKEKQG, from the exons ATGGAGCGAGGAAAAGAGCAGGGAATGGTGGTGATGCCTCAGCAAAACCCTTTGGAACAGTTGCAAGCTAAGTTCAAGGAAGTGGAGACCAGTTTCAGAGGATGGCTAGCCAAGCAGTCCTTGCCCATCGAGGCGGCTGTTGTAACCACCACCAGCGCTGCTCAGGGTGCTGCTATCGGTGCTTTCATGGGTACCCTCACCAACGATGTCTCCTCCTCTCTTCCAACTCCCCCTCAGGCTTCCCTCGATCCTCAAGCCATGGCTTCTCTCAAGCAAGCCCAG GCTCTATCAGGAGGCCCCTTGATACAAGCTCGGAATTTTGCTGTTATGACGGGTGTGAATGCAGGCATATCTTGTGTTATGAAAAGATTGAGAGGAAAGGAGGATGTCCAATCTAG CATGGTGGCGGCTTTCGGTTCTGGGGCAATGTTTTCTTTAGTGAGTGGTATGGGTGGCCCAAATCAGATTGCAAATGCAGCAACATCTGGTCTTTTTTTCGCCCTTGTTCAAGGTGGCCTTTTCCAG CTAGGTCAAAAGTTTTCTCAACCACCTGCCGAGGATATATACTACTCCAGAACAAGATCCATGTTAAGTAGTCTTGGCTTGCAGAACTACGAGAAAAACTTCAAGAAAGGCTTGTTAACGGACAACACATTGCCTTTGCTCACTGATAG TGCTCTTAGAGATGTGAAGATACCACCCGGACCCAGGCTCCTTATTCTCGATCATATTCAGAG GGACGCAGAATTGAAAGAGAAGCAAGGGTGA
- the LOC107929540 gene encoding uncharacterized protein yields the protein MEVYGKTMAVAPANVIYLSTILGRDGPIPVHKCDWKCQNEHVCGNMYRCKLTGITHICDKNCNQRILYDNHSSLCRASGQVFPLTQAEEQAVRGVRRKFDADNSPSSDSCGFKRRRDAQFHPSPFERSFSAVSPICSQVGDGMDTS from the coding sequence ATGGAGGTATACGGCAAAACCATGGCTGTTGCCCCTGCAAATGTTATTTATTTGTCTACTATTCTGGGCCGTGATGGTCCTATCCCTGTTCACAAATGCGATTGGAAATGTCAAAATGAACATGTTTGTGGCAACATGTATCGCTGCAAACTAACTGGAATTACACACATCTGTGACAAGAACTGTAACCAGCGAATCTTGTATGATAACCATAGTTCCCTCTGCCGGGCGAGCGGCCAGGTCTTTCCCCTCACTCAAGCCGAGGAACAGGCGGTCAGAGGCGTCCGGAGGAAGTTTGATGCGGACAATTCCCCGTCCTCTGATAGCTGTGGTTTTAAGCGCAGACGCGATGCGCAGTTCCATCCTTCTCCGTTCGAAAGATCTTTCTCTGCTGTGAGTCCGATCTGCAGCCAAGTCGGAGATGGCATGGATACTAGCTAG